A genomic window from Nocardioides sp. BP30 includes:
- a CDS encoding maltokinase N-terminal cap-like domain-containing protein produces MTDVPPSTTEAGSEGNGLPAPTPEARRLDPKVFVDYLGRTRWFGGKGRPFSVGAILVVGEVPGRVENSPYVVIHLVEVRFEDAEGGSDLYQIPLAFYEHPQGRLDHAFVGWWQDPDYGWVHAYDALHDREAMACWHRAFHAASSGHIDADSDLQFHRLPGHDLDLEAHSTLFSGQQSNSSVAYGEDAIMKVFRKVTPGVNPDIQIHEVLTNVQSTHIADLYGWLDAVVDLGEGPTTVQLAMLQRFLRTASDGWDLALASVRNLFADPEVHASESGGDFAAEAARLGEALAEVHRDLATHFPVEHRGRDAAIALAAAMRARLETAMAAVPELAPYGEALGAVFDRVADLEELDVQRIHGDLHLGQTLRTSLGWKIVDFEGEPAKPLAERLLPDSPWRDVAGMLRSFDYAPHAVLHQQPDDPGTTSDLEEMLANRADEWANRARNHFVVAYGGDLTREQRILLDAYVADKAVYETVYEARNRPSWIDIPLAAVARIGAS; encoded by the coding sequence GTGACGGACGTACCGCCGAGCACTACCGAGGCCGGATCCGAGGGGAACGGCCTCCCGGCCCCGACCCCCGAGGCGAGGAGGCTCGACCCCAAGGTCTTCGTCGACTACTTGGGCCGAACCCGCTGGTTCGGCGGCAAGGGCCGCCCGTTCAGCGTCGGCGCCATCCTGGTCGTGGGCGAGGTGCCCGGCCGGGTGGAGAACAGCCCCTACGTGGTGATCCACCTCGTCGAGGTCCGCTTCGAGGACGCCGAGGGCGGCAGCGATCTGTACCAGATCCCGCTGGCCTTCTACGAGCACCCGCAGGGCCGGCTCGACCACGCCTTCGTCGGCTGGTGGCAGGACCCGGACTACGGCTGGGTGCACGCCTACGACGCGCTGCACGACCGTGAGGCGATGGCGTGCTGGCACCGGGCGTTCCACGCCGCGAGCAGCGGCCACATCGACGCCGACAGCGACCTGCAGTTCCACCGGCTGCCGGGGCACGACCTGGACCTCGAGGCGCACTCGACGCTCTTCTCCGGGCAGCAGTCGAACTCCTCGGTCGCGTACGGCGAGGACGCCATCATGAAGGTGTTCCGCAAGGTCACCCCCGGGGTGAACCCCGACATCCAGATCCACGAGGTGCTGACCAACGTCCAGAGCACCCACATCGCCGACCTCTACGGCTGGCTGGACGCGGTCGTCGACCTCGGCGAGGGGCCCACCACCGTCCAGCTGGCGATGCTGCAGCGGTTCCTGCGCACCGCCAGCGACGGCTGGGACCTGGCGCTGGCCTCGGTGCGCAACCTCTTCGCCGATCCCGAGGTGCACGCCTCGGAGTCGGGCGGCGACTTCGCCGCCGAGGCCGCCCGGCTGGGCGAGGCGCTGGCGGAGGTGCACCGCGACCTGGCGACCCACTTCCCGGTCGAGCACCGCGGCCGGGACGCGGCGATCGCGCTCGCCGCCGCGATGCGGGCACGGCTGGAGACCGCGATGGCCGCCGTACCCGAGCTCGCGCCGTACGGCGAGGCCCTCGGGGCGGTCTTCGACCGGGTCGCGGACCTGGAGGAGCTGGACGTGCAGCGGATCCACGGCGACCTCCACCTGGGTCAGACGCTGCGCACGTCCCTGGGCTGGAAGATCGTCGACTTCGAGGGCGAGCCGGCCAAGCCGCTGGCCGAGCGGCTGCTGCCCGATTCGCCGTGGCGTGACGTCGCCGGGATGCTGCGCTCCTTCGACTACGCACCGCACGCCGTGCTGCACCAACAACCCGACGACCCGGGCACCACCTCGGACCTCGAGGAGATGCTGGCCAACCGGGCCGACGAATGGGCCAACCGGGCCCGCAATCACTTCGTGGTGGCCTACGGCGGGGACCTGACGCGCGAGCAGCGCATCCTGCTCGACGCCTATGTCGCCGACAAGGCCGTGTACGAGACCGTCTACGAGGCGCGCAACCGCCCCAGCTGGATCGACATCCCGTTGGCAGCGGTCGCGCGGATCGGAGCTTCATGA